Proteins from a single region of Sebastes umbrosus isolate fSebUmb1 chromosome 8, fSebUmb1.pri, whole genome shotgun sequence:
- the susd1 gene encoding sushi domain-containing protein 1 isoform X15 encodes MDERHRAMLVFFLLCFIGDMPAEGHSLDVCATCHANATCDDKLDGSGKVCNCKYGFVGNGRTFCQDKDECQIGASRICGHHTTCHNTYGSYYCKCLSGYSPSNNMDVFIPNDGTHCQDVDECRMTGLCGEGGQCRNLEGSVDCSCRLGYQVHNGAEPFHPYEDRASCKVVDCGQRTSVDDTVLLSVTGTTYGSVAMFVCDEGLVWRSGDNSSVCGADGLWRGADMVCEAKCGPAPFLANSEVMWHNRSVVIHRCVDGYHSWRGSNVSVCGSSGVWQTATLRCIEILCGDPPILPHTGQVWNGSSTAGSTLTYYCKIGFYHNEGNNMSLCTINGYWTKPNISCKEVDCGEPPPIPHSVMLWGNISTVGSQVVYQCNSGYGRVGEGNVSVCTASGEWDGASLLCQEINCQEPVFKPHAKMLWDGTSHIGSVVHYQCEEGYYTRSLRNYSVCGENGLWEDIDLCCEEVSCGPPLTLPHTNLRWDGTSRPGSVVLYECTEGFYQERETNISTCLLSGQWGEVSVKCKAKCGPVPFLANSEVIWHNRSMVIHRCVDGYHSWRGSNVSVCGSSGVWQTATLRCIEVSCGPPLTLPHTNLRWDGTSRPGSVVLYECTEGFYQERETNISTCLLSGQWGEVSVKCKAKCGPVPFLANSEVIWHNRSMVIHRCVDGYHSWRGSNVSVCGSSGVWQTATLRCIEIKPPVSHLVVLNEKCLHWRAEKHEEDTEVYKVTYIGSRDYQSSFHDTRKQFLSSKADQLELCLNLLPVTNYSISIIAVSSRFTITITTNTSLPVPPAPVVYYREFETPVPNLRLRRSPNTLDPISLYQVFVLPVEGITMFDCSSPASSGPSSEIKSSTEYITAQIDVRHVGTEMNFTVGDGLDYGGFFNAPLENGRNYYIILRAVSQWKSALKSSCVLWAKVRDTSYVLRVSSLVAAASIGLVALVILGRYSFTWYGGWYNTVYYTPC; translated from the exons ATGGACGAGAGACACAGAGcaatgttggtgttttttttgctctgtttcATTGGAG ATATGCCAGCAGAAGGCCACAGTCTGGACGTGTGTGCCACCTGCCACGCTAACGCCACATGTGATGACAAGTTAGACGGCTCTGGCAAAGTTTGTAACTGCAAGTACGGCTTTGTTGGAAACGGAAGAACCTTCTGTCAAG ACAAAGATGAGTGTCAGATAGGAGCCAGTAGGATCTGTGGGCATCACACCACCTGCCACAACACATACGGCAGCTACTACTGTAAATGCCTGTCCGGCTACAGCCCGTCTAACAACATGGACGTCTTCATCCCAAATGATGGAACCCACTGCCAGG ACGTTGATGAGTGCAGGATGACAGGGCTGTGTGGAGAGGGAGGTCAATGCAGGAATCTTGAGGGCAGTGTTGACTGCAGCTGCCGGCTGGGATATCAAGTCCACAACGGAGCGGAGCCCTTCCACCCTTACGAGGACAGAGCTTCCTGCAAAG TGGTCGACTGTGGCCAGCGTACCTCAGTGGACGACACAGTGCTGCTGTCAGTCACAGGGACCACATACGGCAGTGTGGCCATGTTTGTTTGTGATGAAGGCCTTGTGTGGAGGAGCGGAGACAACAGCTCTGTGTGTGGAGCTGATGGACTGTGGAGAGGAGCCGACATGGTCTGTGAAg CCAAATGTGGCCCGGCTCCTTTCCTCGCCAACTCAGAGGTGATGTGGCATAACAGGAGCGTGGTGATCCACCGCTGTGTGGATGGATATCACAGCTGGAGGGGCAGCAACGTCTCTGTGTGTGGCAGCTCTGGGGTGTGGCAGACAGCTACACTGAGATGCATAG AGATATTATGTGGAGATCCTCCTATACTGCCTCACACCGGGCAAGTGTGGAATGGCAGCTCCACTGCTGGAAGCACACTGACTTACTACTGTAAAATAGGGTTTTATCACAATGAAGGAAATAACATGTCATTGTGCACAATTAATGGTTACTGGACAAAACCAAACATCTCATGCAAAG AAGTTGACTGTGGTGAGCCCCCACCCATCCCTCATTCAGTCATGCTTTGGGGTAACATCTCCACTGTGGGCTCTCAGGTTGTTTATCAGTGTAACTCTGGATATGGCCGTGTTGGAGAGGGAAATGTCTCAGTTTGTACTGCCAGTGGAGAATGGGATGGAGCCTCTCTGCTCTGTCAAG AAATCAATTGTCAAGAGCCTGTTTTTAAACCTCATGCTAAAATGCTATGGGATGGCACATCACACATTGGCAGTGTGGTGCATTACCAATGTGAGGAAGGCTATTACACCAGGAGCCTGAGGAACTACTCAGTATGTGGAGAGAATGGACTGTGGGAGGATATTGATCTATGCTGTGAAG AAGTAAGCTGTGGGCCCCCACTAACCCTCCCCCATACTAACCTCCGGTGGGATGGCACCAGTAGACCGGGCAGTGTGGTGCTGTACGAGTGCACGGAGGGATTTTACCAGGAGAGGGAAACTAATATTTCCACATGTTTACTATCAGGACAGTGGGGGGAAGTGTCTGTAAAGTGCAAAG CCAAATGTGGCCCGGTTCCCTTCCTCGCCAACTCAGAGGTGATTTGGCATAACAGGAGCATGGTGATCCACCGCTGTGTGGATGGATATCACAGCTGGAGGGGCAGCAACGTCTCTGTGTGTGGCAGCTCTGGAGTGTGGCAGACAGCTACACTGAGATGCATAG AAGTAAGCTGTGGGCCCCCACTAACCCTCCCCCATACTAACCTCCGGTGGGATGGCACCAGTAGACCGGGCAGCGTGGTGCTGTACGAGTGCACGGAGGGATTTTACCAGGAGAGGGAAACTAATATTTCGACATGTCTACTATCAGGACAGTGGGGGGAAGTGTCTGTAAAGTGCAAAG CCAAATGTGGCCCGGTTCCCTTCCTCGCCAACTCAGAGGTGATTTGGCATAACAGGAGCATGGTGATCCACCGCTGTGTGGATGGATATCACAGCTGGAGGGGCAGCAACGTCTCTGTGTGTGGCAGCTCTGGAGTGTGGCAGACAGCTACACTGAGATGCATAG AAATAAAGCCACCTGTCAGTCACCTAGTTGTCCTCaatgaaaaatgtctgcatTGGAGAGCAGAGAAGCATGAGGAGGATACAGAAGTATACAAG GTGACATACATAGGATCCAGAGACTACCAGAGCTCCTTTCACGATACAAGAAAGCAGTTTCTGAGCTCTAAGGCAGACCAGCTGGAACTCTGTCTGAACCTGCTTCCAGTCACAAACTACAGCATCTCCATCATTGCAGTGTCTTCCAGATTCactatcaccatcaccaccaacaCAAGTTTACCAG TGCCTCCAGCACCAGTTGTCTACTATAGAGAATTTGAGACTCCTGTACCAAATCTGAGGCTACGCAGATCACCCAACACACTGGACCCAATAAG TTTGTACCAGGTGTTTGTGCTTCCTGTAGAGGGGATTACGATGTTTGACTGTTCCTCTCCTGCGAGCTCGGGCCCCTCAAGCGAAATAAAATCCTCAACAGAGTACATCACTGCCCAGATTGATGTCAGACATGTCGGGACAGAGATGAACTTTACTGTAGGAGATGGACTCGACTATGGAGGCTTCTTTAATGCACCACTGGAGAATGGCCGGAACTATTATATCATCTTACGAGCTGTCAGTCAGTGGAAATCG gCTTTAAAAAGTTCCTGTGTCCTGTGGGCTAAAGTAAGAG ATACATCCTATGTTCTGAGGGTTTCATCTCTGGTTGCTGCTGCATCAATAGGACTGGTTGCCTTGGTCATTTTGGGCAGATACAGTTTCACCTGGTATGGAGGATGgtacaatacagtatattacacaCCCTGTTAA
- the susd1 gene encoding sushi domain-containing protein 1 isoform X8, whose product MDERHRAMLVFFLLCFIGDMPAEGHSLDVCATCHANATCDDKLDGSGKVCNCKYGFVGNGRTFCQDKDECQIGASRICGHHTTCHNTYGSYYCKCLSGYSPSNNMDVFIPNDGTHCQDVDECRMTGLCGEGGQCRNLEGSVDCSCRLGYQVHNGAEPFHPYEDRASCKVVDCGQRTSVDDTVLLSVTGTTYGSVAMFVCDEGLVWRSGDNSSVCGADGLWRGADMVCEEVDCGSPPALPHSLMLWNKSSRMGTEVLYQCNSGYHNVGKGNVSICTPAGQWEKPSVLCQGTPIYSFFFFLSLHFNFLSRVNRKGIINLNPGVHVTWLWFMLFPVETLCGSPPIIESTEQVWDSNSTPGSTVLYVCKKGFYNKGGHNVSICNEDGQWTPTTLFCREILCGDPPILPHTGQVWNGSSTAGSTLTYYCKIGFYHNEGNNMSLCTINGYWTKPNISCKEVDCGEPPPIPHSVILWDNISTVGSQVVYQCNSGYGRVGEGNVSVCTASGEWDGASLLCQEINCQEPVFKPHAKMLWDGTSHIGSVVHYQCEEGYYTGSLRNYSVCGENGLWEDIDLCCEEVSCGPPLTLTHTNLRWDGTSRPGSVVLYECTEGFYQERETNISTCLLSGQWGEVSVKCKAKCGPAPFLANSEVMWHNRSVVIHRCVDGYHSWRGSNVSVCGSSGVWQTATLRCIEILCGDPPILPHTGQVWNGSSTAGSTLTYYCKIGFYHNEGNNMSLCTINGYWTKPNISCKEVDCGEPPPIPHSVMLWGNISTVGSQVVYQCNSGYGRVGEGNVSVCTASGEWDGASLLCQEINCQEPVFKPHAKMLWDGTSHIGSVVHYQCEEGYYTRSLRNYSVCGENGLWEDIDLCCEAKCGPVPFLANSEVIWHNRSMVIHRCVDGYHSWRGSNVSVCGSSGVWQTATLRCIEVSCGPPLTLPHTNLRWDGTSRPGSVVLYECTEGFYQERETNISTCLLSGQWGEVSVKCKAKCGPVPFLANSEVIWHNRSMVIHRCVDGYHSWRGSNVSVCGSSGVWQTATLRCIEIKPPVSHLVVLNEKCLHWRAEKHEEDTEVYKVTYIGSRDYQSSFHDTRKQFLSSKADQLELCLNLLPVTNYSISIIAVSSRFTITITTNTSLPVPPAPVVYYREFETPVPNLRLRRSPNTLDPISLYQVFVLPVEGITMFDCSSPASSGPSSEIKSSTEYITAQIDVRHVGTEMNFTVGDGLDYGGFFNAPLENGRNYYIILRAVSQWKSALKSSCVLWAKVRDTSYVLRVSSLVAAASIGLVALVILGRYSFTWYGGWYNTVYYTPC is encoded by the exons ATGGACGAGAGACACAGAGcaatgttggtgttttttttgctctgtttcATTGGAG ATATGCCAGCAGAAGGCCACAGTCTGGACGTGTGTGCCACCTGCCACGCTAACGCCACATGTGATGACAAGTTAGACGGCTCTGGCAAAGTTTGTAACTGCAAGTACGGCTTTGTTGGAAACGGAAGAACCTTCTGTCAAG ACAAAGATGAGTGTCAGATAGGAGCCAGTAGGATCTGTGGGCATCACACCACCTGCCACAACACATACGGCAGCTACTACTGTAAATGCCTGTCCGGCTACAGCCCGTCTAACAACATGGACGTCTTCATCCCAAATGATGGAACCCACTGCCAGG ACGTTGATGAGTGCAGGATGACAGGGCTGTGTGGAGAGGGAGGTCAATGCAGGAATCTTGAGGGCAGTGTTGACTGCAGCTGCCGGCTGGGATATCAAGTCCACAACGGAGCGGAGCCCTTCCACCCTTACGAGGACAGAGCTTCCTGCAAAG TGGTCGACTGTGGCCAGCGTACCTCAGTGGACGACACAGTGCTGCTGTCAGTCACAGGGACCACATACGGCAGTGTGGCCATGTTTGTTTGTGATGAAGGCCTTGTGTGGAGGAGCGGAGACAACAGCTCTGTGTGTGGAGCTGATGGACTGTGGAGAGGAGCCGACATGGTCTGTGAAg AGGTTGACTGTGGCTCTCCCCCTGCCCTCCCTCACTCTCTTATGCTGTGGAATAAGAGCTCAAGGATGGGCACCGAGGTGCTTTATCAGTGTAACTCTGGATATCATAATGTTGGAAAGGGCAATGTTTCCATCTGTACTCCTGCTGGACAGTGGGAGAAACCGTCTGTGCTCTGTCAAGGTACACCGATAtacagtttcttcttctttctctctttgcacTTTAACTTCCTGAGTCGAGTAAACCGAAAGGgaattattaatctgaatcctGGTGTTCATGTTACATGGTTGTGGTTCATGTTATTCCCTGTAGAGACCTTATGTGGAAGTCCTCCTATAATTGAATCCACTGAGCAGGTGTGGGACAGTAATTCAACCCCTGGCAGCACTGTGCTCTATGTTTGTAAAAAGGGCTTTTATAACAAAGGAGGACATAATGTCTCGATCTGTAATGAAGACGGTCAGTGGACCCCCACAACTCTGTTTTGTCGAG AGATATTATGTGGAGATCCTCCTATACTGCCTCACACCGGGCAAGTGTGGAATGGCAGCTCCACTGCTGGAAGCACACTGACTTACTACTGTAAAATAGGGTTTTATCACAATGAAGGAAACAACATGTCATTGTGCACAATTAATGGTTACTGGACAAAACCAAACATCTCATGCAAAG AAGTTGACTGTGGTGAGCCCCCACCCATCCCTCATTCAGTCATACTGTGGGATAACATCTCCACTGTGGGCTCTCAGGTTGTTTATCAGTGTAACTCTGGATATGGCCGTGTTGGAGAGGGAAATGTCTCAGTTTGTACTGCCAGTGGAGAATGGGATGGAGCCTCTCTGCTCTGTCAAG AAATCAATTGTCAAGAGCCTGTTTTTAAACCTCATGCTAAAATGCTATGGGATGGCACATCACACATTGGCAGTGTGGTGCATTACCAATGTGAGGAAGGCTATTACACCGGGAGCCTGAGGAACTACTCAGTATGTGGAGAGAATGGACTGTGGGAGGATATTGATCTATGCTGTGAAG AAGTAAGCTGTGGGCCCCCACTAACCCTCACCCATACTAACCTCCGGTGGGATGGCACCAGTAGACCGGGCAGCGTGGTGCTGTACGAGTGCACGGAGGGATTTTACCAGGAGAGGGAAACTAATATTTCGACATGTCTACTATCAGGACAGTGGGGGGAAGTGTCTGTAAAGTGCAAAG CCAAATGTGGCCCGGCTCCTTTCCTCGCCAACTCAGAGGTGATGTGGCATAACAGGAGCGTGGTGATCCACCGCTGTGTGGATGGATATCACAGCTGGAGGGGCAGCAACGTCTCTGTGTGTGGCAGCTCTGGGGTGTGGCAGACAGCTACACTGAGATGCATAG AGATATTATGTGGAGATCCTCCTATACTGCCTCACACCGGGCAAGTGTGGAATGGCAGCTCCACTGCTGGAAGCACACTGACTTACTACTGTAAAATAGGGTTTTATCACAATGAAGGAAATAACATGTCATTGTGCACAATTAATGGTTACTGGACAAAACCAAACATCTCATGCAAAG AAGTTGACTGTGGTGAGCCCCCACCCATCCCTCATTCAGTCATGCTTTGGGGTAACATCTCCACTGTGGGCTCTCAGGTTGTTTATCAGTGTAACTCTGGATATGGCCGTGTTGGAGAGGGAAATGTCTCAGTTTGTACTGCCAGTGGAGAATGGGATGGAGCCTCTCTGCTCTGTCAAG AAATCAATTGTCAAGAGCCTGTTTTTAAACCTCATGCTAAAATGCTATGGGATGGCACATCACACATTGGCAGTGTGGTGCATTACCAATGTGAGGAAGGCTATTACACCAGGAGCCTGAGGAACTACTCAGTATGTGGAGAGAATGGACTGTGGGAGGATATTGATCTATGCTGTGAAG CCAAATGTGGCCCGGTTCCCTTCCTCGCCAACTCAGAGGTGATTTGGCATAACAGGAGCATGGTGATCCACCGCTGTGTGGATGGATATCACAGCTGGAGGGGCAGCAACGTCTCTGTGTGTGGCAGCTCTGGAGTGTGGCAGACAGCTACACTGAGATGCATAG AAGTAAGCTGTGGGCCCCCACTAACCCTCCCCCATACTAACCTCCGGTGGGATGGCACCAGTAGACCGGGCAGCGTGGTGCTGTACGAGTGCACGGAGGGATTTTACCAGGAGAGGGAAACTAATATTTCGACATGTCTACTATCAGGACAGTGGGGGGAAGTGTCTGTAAAGTGCAAAG CCAAATGTGGCCCGGTTCCCTTCCTCGCCAACTCAGAGGTGATTTGGCATAACAGGAGCATGGTGATCCACCGCTGTGTGGATGGATATCACAGCTGGAGGGGCAGCAACGTCTCTGTGTGTGGCAGCTCTGGAGTGTGGCAGACAGCTACACTGAGATGCATAG AAATAAAGCCACCTGTCAGTCACCTAGTTGTCCTCaatgaaaaatgtctgcatTGGAGAGCAGAGAAGCATGAGGAGGATACAGAAGTATACAAG GTGACATACATAGGATCCAGAGACTACCAGAGCTCCTTTCACGATACAAGAAAGCAGTTTCTGAGCTCTAAGGCAGACCAGCTGGAACTCTGTCTGAACCTGCTTCCAGTCACAAACTACAGCATCTCCATCATTGCAGTGTCTTCCAGATTCactatcaccatcaccaccaacaCAAGTTTACCAG TGCCTCCAGCACCAGTTGTCTACTATAGAGAATTTGAGACTCCTGTACCAAATCTGAGGCTACGCAGATCACCCAACACACTGGACCCAATAAG TTTGTACCAGGTGTTTGTGCTTCCTGTAGAGGGGATTACGATGTTTGACTGTTCCTCTCCTGCGAGCTCGGGCCCCTCAAGCGAAATAAAATCCTCAACAGAGTACATCACTGCCCAGATTGATGTCAGACATGTCGGGACAGAGATGAACTTTACTGTAGGAGATGGACTCGACTATGGAGGCTTCTTTAATGCACCACTGGAGAATGGCCGGAACTATTATATCATCTTACGAGCTGTCAGTCAGTGGAAATCG gCTTTAAAAAGTTCCTGTGTCCTGTGGGCTAAAGTAAGAG ATACATCCTATGTTCTGAGGGTTTCATCTCTGGTTGCTGCTGCATCAATAGGACTGGTTGCCTTGGTCATTTTGGGCAGATACAGTTTCACCTGGTATGGAGGATGgtacaatacagtatattacacaCCCTGTTAA
- the susd1 gene encoding sushi domain-containing protein 1 isoform X6, with protein sequence MDERHRAMLVFFLLCFIGDMPAEGHSLDVCATCHANATCDDKLDGSGKVCNCKYGFVGNGRTFCQDKDECQIGASRICGHHTTCHNTYGSYYCKCLSGYSPSNNMDVFIPNDGTHCQDVDECRMTGLCGEGGQCRNLEGSVDCSCRLGYQVHNGAEPFHPYEDRASCKVVDCGQRTSVDDTVLLSVTGTTYGSVAMFVCDEGLVWRSGDNSSVCGADGLWRGADMVCEEVDCGSPPALPHSLMLWNKSSRMGTEVLYQCNSGYHNVGKGNVSICTPAGQWEKPSVLCQGTPIYSFFFFLSLHFNFLSRVNRKGIINLNPGVHVTWLWFMLFPVETLCGSPPIIESTEQVWDSNSTPGSTVLYVCKKGFYNKGGHNVSICNEDGQWTPTTLFCREILCGDPPILPHTGQVWNGSSTAGSTLTYYCKIGFYHNEGNNMSLCTINGYWTKPNISCKEVDCGEPPPIPHSVILWDNISTVGSQVVYQCNSGYGRVGEGNVSVCTASGEWDGASLLCQEINCQEPVFKPHAKMLWDGTSHIGSVVHYQCEEGYYTGSLRNYSVCGENGLWEDIDLCCEEVSCGPPLTLTHTNLRWDGTSRPGSVVLYECTEGFYQERETNISTCLLSGQWGEVSVKCKAKCGPAPFLANSEVMWHNRSVVIHRCVDGYHSWRGSNVSVCGSSGVWQTATLRCIEVDCGEPPPIPHSVMLWGNISTVGSQVVYQCNSGYGRVGEGNVSVCTASGEWDGASLLCQEINCQEPVFKPHAKMLWDGTSHIGSVVHYQCEEGYYTRSLRNYSVCGENGLWEDIDLCCEEVSCGPPLTLPHTNLRWDGTSRPGSVVLYECTEGFYQERETNISTCLLSGQWGEVSVKCKAKCGPVPFLANSEVIWHNRSMVIHRCVDGYHSWRGSNVSVCGSSGVWQTATLRCIEVSCGPPLTLPHTNLRWDGTSRPGSVVLYECTEGFYQERETNISTCLLSGQWGEVSVKCKAKCGPVPFLANSEVIWHNRSMVIHRCVDGYHSWRGSNVSVCGSSGVWQTATLRCIEIKPPVSHLVVLNEKCLHWRAEKHEEDTEVYKVTYIGSRDYQSSFHDTRKQFLSSKADQLELCLNLLPVTNYSISIIAVSSRFTITITTNTSLPVPPAPVVYYREFETPVPNLRLRRSPNTLDPISLYQVFVLPVEGITMFDCSSPASSGPSSEIKSSTEYITAQIDVRHVGTEMNFTVGDGLDYGGFFNAPLENGRNYYIILRAVSQWKSALKSSCVLWAKVRDTSYVLRVSSLVAAASIGLVALVILGRYSFTWYGGWYNTVYYTPC encoded by the exons ATGGACGAGAGACACAGAGcaatgttggtgttttttttgctctgtttcATTGGAG ATATGCCAGCAGAAGGCCACAGTCTGGACGTGTGTGCCACCTGCCACGCTAACGCCACATGTGATGACAAGTTAGACGGCTCTGGCAAAGTTTGTAACTGCAAGTACGGCTTTGTTGGAAACGGAAGAACCTTCTGTCAAG ACAAAGATGAGTGTCAGATAGGAGCCAGTAGGATCTGTGGGCATCACACCACCTGCCACAACACATACGGCAGCTACTACTGTAAATGCCTGTCCGGCTACAGCCCGTCTAACAACATGGACGTCTTCATCCCAAATGATGGAACCCACTGCCAGG ACGTTGATGAGTGCAGGATGACAGGGCTGTGTGGAGAGGGAGGTCAATGCAGGAATCTTGAGGGCAGTGTTGACTGCAGCTGCCGGCTGGGATATCAAGTCCACAACGGAGCGGAGCCCTTCCACCCTTACGAGGACAGAGCTTCCTGCAAAG TGGTCGACTGTGGCCAGCGTACCTCAGTGGACGACACAGTGCTGCTGTCAGTCACAGGGACCACATACGGCAGTGTGGCCATGTTTGTTTGTGATGAAGGCCTTGTGTGGAGGAGCGGAGACAACAGCTCTGTGTGTGGAGCTGATGGACTGTGGAGAGGAGCCGACATGGTCTGTGAAg AGGTTGACTGTGGCTCTCCCCCTGCCCTCCCTCACTCTCTTATGCTGTGGAATAAGAGCTCAAGGATGGGCACCGAGGTGCTTTATCAGTGTAACTCTGGATATCATAATGTTGGAAAGGGCAATGTTTCCATCTGTACTCCTGCTGGACAGTGGGAGAAACCGTCTGTGCTCTGTCAAGGTACACCGATAtacagtttcttcttctttctctctttgcacTTTAACTTCCTGAGTCGAGTAAACCGAAAGGgaattattaatctgaatcctGGTGTTCATGTTACATGGTTGTGGTTCATGTTATTCCCTGTAGAGACCTTATGTGGAAGTCCTCCTATAATTGAATCCACTGAGCAGGTGTGGGACAGTAATTCAACCCCTGGCAGCACTGTGCTCTATGTTTGTAAAAAGGGCTTTTATAACAAAGGAGGACATAATGTCTCGATCTGTAATGAAGACGGTCAGTGGACCCCCACAACTCTGTTTTGTCGAG AGATATTATGTGGAGATCCTCCTATACTGCCTCACACCGGGCAAGTGTGGAATGGCAGCTCCACTGCTGGAAGCACACTGACTTACTACTGTAAAATAGGGTTTTATCACAATGAAGGAAACAACATGTCATTGTGCACAATTAATGGTTACTGGACAAAACCAAACATCTCATGCAAAG AAGTTGACTGTGGTGAGCCCCCACCCATCCCTCATTCAGTCATACTGTGGGATAACATCTCCACTGTGGGCTCTCAGGTTGTTTATCAGTGTAACTCTGGATATGGCCGTGTTGGAGAGGGAAATGTCTCAGTTTGTACTGCCAGTGGAGAATGGGATGGAGCCTCTCTGCTCTGTCAAG AAATCAATTGTCAAGAGCCTGTTTTTAAACCTCATGCTAAAATGCTATGGGATGGCACATCACACATTGGCAGTGTGGTGCATTACCAATGTGAGGAAGGCTATTACACCGGGAGCCTGAGGAACTACTCAGTATGTGGAGAGAATGGACTGTGGGAGGATATTGATCTATGCTGTGAAG AAGTAAGCTGTGGGCCCCCACTAACCCTCACCCATACTAACCTCCGGTGGGATGGCACCAGTAGACCGGGCAGCGTGGTGCTGTACGAGTGCACGGAGGGATTTTACCAGGAGAGGGAAACTAATATTTCGACATGTCTACTATCAGGACAGTGGGGGGAAGTGTCTGTAAAGTGCAAAG CCAAATGTGGCCCGGCTCCTTTCCTCGCCAACTCAGAGGTGATGTGGCATAACAGGAGCGTGGTGATCCACCGCTGTGTGGATGGATATCACAGCTGGAGGGGCAGCAACGTCTCTGTGTGTGGCAGCTCTGGGGTGTGGCAGACAGCTACACTGAGATGCATAG AAGTTGACTGTGGTGAGCCCCCACCCATCCCTCATTCAGTCATGCTTTGGGGTAACATCTCCACTGTGGGCTCTCAGGTTGTTTATCAGTGTAACTCTGGATATGGCCGTGTTGGAGAGGGAAATGTCTCAGTTTGTACTGCCAGTGGAGAATGGGATGGAGCCTCTCTGCTCTGTCAAG AAATCAATTGTCAAGAGCCTGTTTTTAAACCTCATGCTAAAATGCTATGGGATGGCACATCACACATTGGCAGTGTGGTGCATTACCAATGTGAGGAAGGCTATTACACCAGGAGCCTGAGGAACTACTCAGTATGTGGAGAGAATGGACTGTGGGAGGATATTGATCTATGCTGTGAAG AAGTAAGCTGTGGGCCCCCACTAACCCTCCCCCATACTAACCTCCGGTGGGATGGCACCAGTAGACCGGGCAGTGTGGTGCTGTACGAGTGCACGGAGGGATTTTACCAGGAGAGGGAAACTAATATTTCCACATGTTTACTATCAGGACAGTGGGGGGAAGTGTCTGTAAAGTGCAAAG CCAAATGTGGCCCGGTTCCCTTCCTCGCCAACTCAGAGGTGATTTGGCATAACAGGAGCATGGTGATCCACCGCTGTGTGGATGGATATCACAGCTGGAGGGGCAGCAACGTCTCTGTGTGTGGCAGCTCTGGAGTGTGGCAGACAGCTACACTGAGATGCATAG AAGTAAGCTGTGGGCCCCCACTAACCCTCCCCCATACTAACCTCCGGTGGGATGGCACCAGTAGACCGGGCAGCGTGGTGCTGTACGAGTGCACGGAGGGATTTTACCAGGAGAGGGAAACTAATATTTCGACATGTCTACTATCAGGACAGTGGGGGGAAGTGTCTGTAAAGTGCAAAG CCAAATGTGGCCCGGTTCCCTTCCTCGCCAACTCAGAGGTGATTTGGCATAACAGGAGCATGGTGATCCACCGCTGTGTGGATGGATATCACAGCTGGAGGGGCAGCAACGTCTCTGTGTGTGGCAGCTCTGGAGTGTGGCAGACAGCTACACTGAGATGCATAG AAATAAAGCCACCTGTCAGTCACCTAGTTGTCCTCaatgaaaaatgtctgcatTGGAGAGCAGAGAAGCATGAGGAGGATACAGAAGTATACAAG GTGACATACATAGGATCCAGAGACTACCAGAGCTCCTTTCACGATACAAGAAAGCAGTTTCTGAGCTCTAAGGCAGACCAGCTGGAACTCTGTCTGAACCTGCTTCCAGTCACAAACTACAGCATCTCCATCATTGCAGTGTCTTCCAGATTCactatcaccatcaccaccaacaCAAGTTTACCAG TGCCTCCAGCACCAGTTGTCTACTATAGAGAATTTGAGACTCCTGTACCAAATCTGAGGCTACGCAGATCACCCAACACACTGGACCCAATAAG TTTGTACCAGGTGTTTGTGCTTCCTGTAGAGGGGATTACGATGTTTGACTGTTCCTCTCCTGCGAGCTCGGGCCCCTCAAGCGAAATAAAATCCTCAACAGAGTACATCACTGCCCAGATTGATGTCAGACATGTCGGGACAGAGATGAACTTTACTGTAGGAGATGGACTCGACTATGGAGGCTTCTTTAATGCACCACTGGAGAATGGCCGGAACTATTATATCATCTTACGAGCTGTCAGTCAGTGGAAATCG gCTTTAAAAAGTTCCTGTGTCCTGTGGGCTAAAGTAAGAG ATACATCCTATGTTCTGAGGGTTTCATCTCTGGTTGCTGCTGCATCAATAGGACTGGTTGCCTTGGTCATTTTGGGCAGATACAGTTTCACCTGGTATGGAGGATGgtacaatacagtatattacacaCCCTGTTAA